A stretch of the Streptomyces venezuelae genome encodes the following:
- a CDS encoding transcriptional regulator, with protein MSRDFGRPPRATENQELVEQRLKEASAGGGLQETLTVEWRTKPMVVQVIDMPIDQVYYNPSTHRIRAQRSFDPDRDLLLAEDPWTPDSQDYLRYLLQALPSNPAKRDGDFDDLKDSLKEYRQNEPGLITRDGILVNGNTRVAALRELGVTSVRVGVLPATCTWADINAVELSLQLRHDTRRPYSYINRLLTIEEQVNQGRPLADIAKDFRIRTATADEDLWVLSCLKDLVTRSKAGPAQLKLMDFEDAQEKLRELHRAFAKASKRNPGQADLLKENKLALIVLEFSKTDVRLADEDFRTRYLQRHLPEQLKQAPAESAGRMIPGLNRAVRGDSPQVVAAKALTNVLLRAKAVERAPETVSAEEAQQAASVWKQAKEAVEEALVPAGKDARVRKRKQAAPDRLYDAIQSIDQCTTDMALARASRSQDDESLDEAVLALRSSLLKLAREAARIEEPGDGVAWLLDAMRREGE; from the coding sequence GTGAGCAGGGACTTCGGCCGGCCGCCCCGTGCCACCGAGAACCAAGAACTGGTTGAGCAGCGGCTGAAGGAAGCCAGCGCCGGCGGCGGGCTGCAGGAGACGCTGACCGTGGAGTGGCGGACCAAGCCGATGGTCGTCCAGGTCATCGACATGCCGATCGACCAGGTCTACTACAACCCGTCCACGCACCGGATCCGGGCGCAGCGCAGCTTCGATCCGGACCGCGACCTTCTGCTCGCTGAAGACCCGTGGACTCCCGACAGCCAGGACTACCTGCGCTACCTCCTTCAGGCACTGCCCTCGAACCCGGCCAAGCGGGACGGGGACTTCGATGACCTGAAGGACAGCCTCAAGGAATATCGCCAGAACGAGCCGGGACTCATCACCCGTGACGGCATTCTGGTCAATGGAAACACCCGCGTAGCGGCACTCCGTGAGCTCGGCGTCACCAGTGTCCGGGTGGGCGTGCTGCCGGCGACATGCACGTGGGCCGACATCAACGCGGTTGAGCTCTCACTCCAGCTTCGTCACGACACCCGTCGGCCGTACTCCTACATCAACCGGCTGCTGACCATCGAGGAGCAGGTCAACCAGGGAAGGCCGCTCGCGGACATCGCGAAGGACTTCCGGATCCGGACGGCTACAGCCGATGAGGATCTGTGGGTGCTGTCCTGCCTCAAGGATCTGGTCACCCGGTCCAAGGCGGGGCCGGCCCAGCTCAAACTGATGGATTTCGAAGACGCCCAGGAGAAGCTCCGGGAGCTCCACCGGGCCTTCGCCAAGGCGTCCAAGCGGAATCCCGGCCAGGCAGATCTGCTGAAGGAGAACAAACTGGCCTTGATCGTGCTGGAGTTCTCCAAGACGGACGTCCGTCTCGCTGATGAGGACTTCCGGACCCGTTACCTGCAGCGTCACCTCCCGGAACAGCTCAAGCAGGCCCCAGCCGAGTCGGCCGGCCGGATGATCCCTGGCCTGAACCGGGCCGTGCGCGGTGACAGTCCCCAGGTGGTGGCGGCCAAGGCGCTTACCAACGTGCTGCTGCGGGCGAAGGCGGTGGAACGGGCTCCGGAGACTGTCTCCGCTGAGGAAGCCCAGCAGGCCGCATCCGTATGGAAGCAGGCCAAGGAAGCAGTTGAGGAGGCTCTCGTTCCGGCCGGCAAGGACGCCCGGGTACGCAAGCGGAAGCAAGCCGCGCCGGACCGCCTCTATGACGCGATCCAGTCCATCGACCAGTGCACAACGGACATGGCGCTCGCCCGGGCCTCCCGAAGCCAGGACGACGAAAGCCTTGACGAAGCAGTGCTGGCGCTCAGGTCGAGCCTTCTGAAGCTGGCACGTGAGGCCGCCCGTATCGAGGAGCCGGGCGACGGCGTGGCGTGGCTGCTGGACGCCATGCGCAGGGAGGGCGAATGA
- a CDS encoding DEAD/DEAH box helicase, which yields MTGVVQPSLWLGFDVSRTNAVLRAAEPFKAELNHLVASFPVGGQRGPLMAEVPLDDFLSGLNVLLDWPEGEPVEWDEELLTLVNDVLDDADRAAEHLEQGPQDVAGLDEDAVPSALGSGWRADLTNFQRRDIARLLSMKHGANFSVPGAGKTRVGLAVYAAMKERGEARRLLVVSPKSAYESWVGESGECFHEAPTARIMGRSPDPHAEILIVNYERLDRSLTGLAGWLRAAPSMVILDEAHRMKLGAEGTYGSACMALGPLSRRRLILTGTPAPNGARDLENLLSFVWPGHGRRVVTQAVAGGDLAYASSVLKPLFTRTTKSELGLPPFQPVIRPVPMEGLHREIYDALVGRFTARAELSRDDFDSLGKAMLRLLMAATSPALLVEGSSRYEPLSFQVPPLDIPEGESLFALLQSLPQHEVPPKYREVEKIVSQNAAMGRKTLVWSTFVRSITTMERMLGPYQPAVVHGGTPDREEQLRRFRQDPDCHVLISNPATLGEGISLHRECHDAVYVDRDFMAGRFLQSLDRIHRLGLPPDTETRVTVLAASDTIDDIVTLRLAEKLEFMGSILDDPSVRQLGDLQEEQPMAAGMDDADVRALLAHLGAAKAA from the coding sequence ATGACCGGGGTGGTGCAACCGTCCCTATGGCTCGGGTTCGACGTCTCCCGGACGAATGCCGTGCTGCGGGCGGCCGAGCCGTTCAAGGCTGAGTTGAACCATCTGGTGGCCAGCTTCCCCGTAGGCGGGCAGCGCGGCCCGCTGATGGCGGAAGTGCCGCTCGATGACTTCCTCTCCGGTCTCAACGTGCTGCTGGACTGGCCGGAGGGCGAGCCGGTCGAGTGGGACGAGGAGCTCCTCACCCTGGTCAATGACGTCCTGGATGACGCGGACCGGGCGGCAGAGCATCTGGAGCAGGGGCCACAAGACGTCGCGGGGCTGGACGAAGATGCCGTGCCCTCGGCACTGGGCAGTGGCTGGCGCGCGGATCTCACGAACTTCCAGCGACGGGACATCGCACGTTTGCTGTCCATGAAGCACGGGGCGAACTTCAGTGTTCCCGGTGCGGGAAAGACGCGTGTGGGACTCGCGGTCTACGCCGCGATGAAGGAACGCGGGGAGGCGCGGCGGCTGCTCGTCGTCAGCCCCAAGTCTGCCTACGAGTCGTGGGTGGGCGAGAGCGGCGAATGCTTCCACGAGGCGCCGACGGCCAGGATCATGGGCAGGTCCCCCGATCCGCACGCCGAAATCCTGATCGTCAACTACGAGCGGCTGGACCGGTCCCTCACGGGACTCGCTGGATGGCTGCGCGCGGCCCCCTCCATGGTGATCCTCGACGAGGCGCACCGTATGAAGCTCGGAGCAGAGGGAACGTATGGCAGTGCCTGCATGGCGCTGGGGCCCCTCAGCCGACGCCGTCTGATCCTGACTGGCACGCCGGCCCCGAACGGCGCGCGCGATCTGGAGAACCTGCTGTCCTTCGTATGGCCCGGGCACGGCCGCCGGGTGGTCACCCAGGCTGTGGCTGGTGGTGATCTTGCCTATGCCAGCTCCGTGCTGAAACCGCTCTTCACCCGCACGACAAAGAGTGAGCTGGGGCTGCCGCCTTTCCAGCCGGTGATCAGACCGGTCCCGATGGAGGGGCTGCACCGGGAAATCTATGACGCCCTCGTCGGCCGGTTCACGGCGCGTGCGGAGCTCTCGCGGGATGACTTCGACAGCCTGGGAAAGGCAATGCTCCGACTGCTGATGGCTGCGACGAGCCCTGCTTTGCTCGTCGAGGGAAGCAGCCGGTACGAGCCGCTCAGCTTCCAGGTGCCGCCGCTGGACATTCCCGAGGGTGAATCGTTGTTCGCGCTGCTCCAGAGTCTCCCGCAGCACGAGGTTCCGCCGAAATACCGCGAGGTAGAGAAGATCGTCTCGCAGAATGCCGCGATGGGCCGGAAGACCCTGGTGTGGTCGACTTTCGTCCGCAGCATTACGACCATGGAGCGGATGCTCGGGCCGTACCAGCCCGCAGTCGTGCACGGCGGTACGCCGGACCGGGAGGAGCAGCTGCGCCGCTTCAGGCAGGACCCGGACTGTCACGTACTGATCTCCAACCCCGCCACCCTGGGTGAGGGCATCAGTCTCCACCGCGAGTGTCATGACGCGGTCTATGTGGACCGGGACTTCATGGCGGGACGCTTCCTCCAGAGCCTGGACCGGATCCACCGTCTCGGGCTGCCGCCGGACACTGAGACCCGCGTCACTGTCCTTGCCGCATCCGACACGATCGACGACATCGTCACGCTCCGGCTGGCCGAAAAGCTTGAGTTCATGGGCAGCATCCTGGACGACCCCTCGGTGCGGCAACTGGGCGATCTGCAGGAGGAACAGCCGATGGCGGCAGGGATGGACGACGCTGATGTGCGTGCTCTCCTGGCGCACCTGGGCGCGGCGAAAGCTGCGTGA